The Ignavibacteriales bacterium genome includes a window with the following:
- a CDS encoding M28 family peptidase, which produces MKAISGILILLLVLFFNSYSQKSTDKTKTDRIVFQKDRNEVNISSDPFIQNLINQISKSNLVNEITKLQSFKTRHSLSDSIQSAKNYLIQQLVSYGYSPVTFEFNYSGRILSNVIATIQGISNPEKIIVIGGHYDSTSPDISNSPGADDNGTGVSTILEAARIFKYYQFGYTIKFIFFAAEEQGLIGSERWVQNYVVPKNLNIILMMNLDMIGSDKAFNNKSIYCERDEDNIPSSNNVTSAAYTDTLASFITNYTNLTPEISFAWGSDYISFADAGYIITGMFERNMSSHYHKRTDLLEFIDTAYYFQTSKGAIAAMAYFSRVIKDTLVVPVELTSCSFFEVDNGVLIEWETASQLNVARFVIEKENCLTNEKFVVKEIIADGTTNISKNYFYTDIKTQPGTTYIYRLIEIDFDGTEKMLAEKKIKITHQPEYLLLAQNYPNPFNPSTKIKYSLKSSGYVKLSLFNCLGKFIVNLVDELKPTGEYEVEFNNNQTLALSSGIYIYRISYRTENGQAFNAVKTMVLFK; this is translated from the coding sequence ATGAAAGCAATATCTGGAATTTTAATTCTCCTTTTAGTTTTGTTTTTCAATTCATACTCACAAAAATCAACGGATAAAACAAAAACTGATAGGATTGTTTTTCAAAAGGATCGAAATGAAGTCAATATTTCAAGTGATCCTTTCATCCAAAATTTAATTAATCAAATTTCGAAGAGTAATTTAGTAAATGAAATAACCAAATTACAATCTTTTAAAACAAGACATTCGCTAAGCGATTCAATTCAATCAGCAAAGAACTACCTAATCCAACAATTAGTTTCTTACGGCTATTCACCGGTAACATTTGAGTTTAATTATTCCGGTAGAATCCTTTCAAATGTAATTGCAACAATTCAAGGCATAAGTAATCCGGAAAAAATTATTGTTATTGGCGGGCATTATGATTCAACCTCACCTGACATTTCAAATTCTCCGGGCGCTGATGACAATGGTACCGGAGTTTCAACAATTTTGGAGGCAGCAAGAATTTTTAAGTACTACCAGTTTGGTTATACAATTAAGTTTATATTTTTTGCTGCTGAAGAACAAGGATTAATTGGTTCGGAAAGATGGGTGCAAAACTATGTGGTTCCCAAGAACTTAAATATTATTCTTATGATGAATTTAGATATGATTGGCAGTGATAAAGCTTTTAACAACAAATCTATTTATTGTGAAAGAGATGAAGATAACATTCCGAGTTCTAATAATGTTACTTCTGCTGCTTATACAGATACTTTAGCATCTTTCATTACAAATTATACAAACCTTACTCCCGAAATTAGTTTTGCCTGGGGAAGTGATTATATTTCTTTTGCTGATGCCGGCTATATTATTACTGGAATGTTTGAACGAAATATGTCTTCTCACTATCACAAAAGAACTGATTTATTGGAATTTATTGATACTGCATATTATTTTCAGACATCTAAAGGCGCAATTGCTGCGATGGCGTACTTTAGCAGGGTAATAAAAGATACATTAGTTGTTCCGGTTGAATTAACAAGCTGTAGTTTTTTTGAAGTTGATAATGGAGTTTTAATTGAATGGGAAACAGCCAGCCAGTTAAATGTAGCAAGATTTGTTATTGAAAAAGAAAACTGTTTAACAAATGAAAAGTTTGTTGTTAAAGAAATAATTGCAGATGGCACAACTAATATTTCTAAAAATTACTTTTATACTGATATTAAAACTCAACCAGGTACTACATATATCTATCGTTTAATTGAAATCGATTTTGATGGTACAGAGAAAATGTTAGCCGAAAAAAAGATTAAGATTACACACCAGCCAGAATACTTATTGTTAGCGCAAAACTATCCTAATCCATTTAATCCATCAACAAAAATTAAATACTCATTAAAAAGCAGCGGGTATGTAAAACTTTCGCTTTTTAATTGTTTGGGTAAGTTTATTGTAAATCTGGTTGATGAGTTAAAACCTACGGGTGAATATGAAGTTGAATTTAATAATAACCAAACTTTAGCTTTATCGAGTGGAATATATATTTATAGGATTTCTTATAGAACAGAGAATGGGCAAGCTTTTAACGCTGTAAAAACGATGGTTTTGTTTAAATAA
- a CDS encoding glycosyltransferase: MIIILILSITLFIVSNLLIAFSLFFILQNSNNLQHNKIKFSIVISAKNEEENIVRLIHSLSELDYPQNQFEVIILDDNSTDKTFQIVTETIKSKTNFSLFSANNKSLPGKKGALTIGIQNAKNPFIMITDADCVVEKQWLSSFATKFEVGYDFVLGGINFYQSKSMVNNISCFEKLRTSILTFGFAGLGLPYSAGGASFGFRKNAFNKINGYQNTTETLSGDDDLLIREAVKNKLKIGTVTNRKAFVHSSTKDNFKDYFNQKARHTTTSNFYLWRHKFILALWHFMNLLFLFSPFLAFVDWSYIIFFLVKLIIDEITVISFADKFGYKFKPYQIFYLQIEYEIFLIFHYLNATFKKKIEWK; this comes from the coding sequence ATGATAATTATTCTAATACTTTCAATAACATTATTTATTGTAAGCAATCTCTTAATTGCTTTTTCGCTTTTCTTTATATTGCAAAATAGTAATAACCTACAGCATAATAAAATAAAATTTTCAATTGTAATTTCTGCAAAAAATGAAGAAGAAAACATCGTTCGATTAATTCATTCACTTTCAGAATTAGATTATCCTCAAAATCAATTTGAAGTAATTATTTTAGATGATAATTCCACAGACAAAACTTTCCAAATCGTTACTGAAACGATCAAGAGCAAAACTAATTTTTCTCTTTTTTCTGCAAATAATAAATCGTTACCTGGAAAGAAAGGTGCATTAACAATTGGAATTCAAAATGCAAAAAATCCTTTTATAATGATAACTGATGCGGATTGTGTTGTTGAAAAGCAATGGTTAAGTTCATTTGCAACAAAGTTTGAAGTAGGATATGATTTTGTTTTGGGTGGTATAAATTTTTACCAAAGCAAATCGATGGTTAATAATATTTCTTGTTTTGAAAAGCTAAGAACATCCATTCTTACTTTTGGATTTGCCGGTTTGGGTTTGCCATATTCAGCCGGAGGTGCAAGTTTTGGATTCAGAAAGAACGCTTTCAACAAAATTAACGGGTACCAAAATACAACCGAAACATTAAGTGGAGATGATGATTTGCTTATCCGTGAAGCTGTAAAGAATAAGCTGAAGATTGGAACTGTTACTAACAGAAAAGCTTTTGTTCATTCTTCTACAAAAGATAATTTCAAAGATTATTTTAATCAAAAAGCAAGACACACAACTACATCCAACTTTTATTTATGGCGACACAAATTTATTCTTGCGTTATGGCATTTTATGAATTTGCTTTTTCTCTTTTCACCTTTTCTTGCTTTTGTTGATTGGAGCTACATTATATTTTTTCTTGTAAAACTTATCATTGATGAAATTACTGTAATTTCGTTCGCAGATAAGTTTGGCTATAAATTCAAGCCTTACCAAATATTTTATTTACAAATTGAATATGAAATATTTCTAATCTTTCATTACCTGAACGCAACGTTTAAAAAGAAGATTGAATGGAAGTAA
- a CDS encoding glycoside hydrolase family 9 protein encodes MKKSFILWFVLITIIFAQKSWIRVNQLGYLEKSIKVAVFLSKENTQPSFFELCDALTGETIWKGEKVKSFGIYGNFISSSRLDFSEFQKTGAYYIQIGEFKSPIFRIANDVYNGTADFLLRYMRQQQSGYNPFLKDSCHTQDGFIIYHPTLDSTHINVFGGWHDATDYLQYVTTSANAVFQMLFAYQQNPSSFKDDFDKDGNPGLNGIPDIVDQAKWGLDWLVKMNPSADLMFNQLADDRDHVGFRLPINDKASYGKNTERPVYFCSGKPQGVFKYKNRADGVASTAGKFASAFALGSQVIRKYYPEFSEMIRKKSIDAYNLGKKYPGVCQTAPCKSPYFYEEDNYVDDMELAASQLYQISGDKKYIDEAQKYGNKEPVTLWMGADTASHYQWYPFLNLGHYFLGKDNNKKISKTFTEYFKKGIENVYQKGKTNPFLIGIPFIWCSNNLVAAMLTQSKLYYEITGDSKYQEMEAALRDWLFGCNPWGTSMIIGLPEDGDYPDDPHSSIQIITKRRIDGGLIDGPVYSTIFNKLEGLKLASPDEYADVQPGRMVYHDDYGDYSTNEPTMDGTASLTYYLSALQGEGEKSLVKKIYQFDQGGIIRTDRSKKEIHLLFTGGDFAEGGSVIRRVLKKHKIKAHFFFTGDFYRKPELASLIYNLKNDGHYLGAHSDKHLLYAPWEKRDSLLVTRDEFISDLKANYAEMEKFKIKKKDAFFFIPPYEWYNQKISDWCKEIGIQLINFSPGTSSNADYTTPDMPGYKSSDEIYNRILDYEKNNVDGLNGFILLTHIGTDARREDKFYNKLDNLITDLKKKGYKFTLLQE; translated from the coding sequence ATGAAAAAATCATTTATCCTCTGGTTTGTATTAATTACAATTATCTTTGCACAAAAAAGCTGGATAAGAGTTAATCAATTAGGGTATTTGGAAAAATCAATCAAAGTTGCTGTATTCCTCAGTAAGGAAAATACTCAACCTTCCTTTTTTGAATTATGTGATGCTTTAACTGGTGAAACTATTTGGAAAGGAGAAAAGGTAAAATCATTTGGCATATACGGAAATTTTATTTCATCATCAAGATTGGATTTTTCAGAATTCCAGAAAACTGGTGCCTACTACATTCAGATAGGTGAATTTAAGTCTCCGATTTTTAGGATAGCAAATGATGTTTATAATGGAACAGCAGATTTTTTGCTTAGATATATGCGTCAGCAACAAAGCGGATATAACCCATTCTTAAAAGATTCCTGCCACACTCAGGATGGTTTCATAATCTATCATCCTACCCTTGATTCAACACATATAAATGTTTTTGGTGGATGGCATGACGCGACTGATTATCTTCAATATGTTACAACATCAGCAAACGCAGTTTTCCAAATGTTGTTTGCATATCAGCAAAATCCTTCTTCTTTCAAAGATGATTTTGATAAAGATGGAAACCCTGGTTTAAATGGAATACCAGATATTGTTGATCAGGCAAAGTGGGGTTTGGATTGGTTAGTTAAAATGAATCCATCGGCTGATTTGATGTTCAATCAACTTGCAGACGACAGAGATCATGTCGGTTTCAGACTTCCAATAAACGATAAAGCAAGCTATGGAAAAAATACAGAACGCCCGGTATACTTTTGTTCAGGAAAACCACAAGGTGTTTTCAAATATAAAAATCGTGCTGATGGTGTAGCCTCTACCGCTGGGAAATTTGCATCTGCATTTGCTCTTGGTTCGCAGGTAATAAGAAAATATTATCCGGAGTTTTCTGAAATGATCAGGAAAAAATCAATTGATGCTTACAATCTTGGAAAGAAATATCCCGGTGTTTGTCAGACTGCTCCATGCAAATCACCTTATTTTTATGAAGAAGATAATTATGTTGATGATATGGAATTAGCTGCCTCCCAGCTATATCAAATTTCCGGTGATAAAAAATATATTGATGAAGCACAAAAGTATGGAAATAAGGAACCTGTTACACTCTGGATGGGAGCTGATACCGCCAGCCATTATCAGTGGTATCCTTTTTTGAATCTTGGGCACTACTTCCTTGGTAAAGACAATAATAAAAAAATTTCCAAAACTTTTACAGAATATTTTAAAAAAGGAATTGAAAATGTTTACCAGAAAGGGAAGACAAATCCTTTTTTAATTGGAATTCCTTTCATCTGGTGTTCCAATAATTTAGTTGCAGCAATGCTTACTCAGTCTAAATTATATTATGAAATTACCGGTGATTCCAAATATCAGGAGATGGAAGCTGCATTACGCGATTGGCTTTTTGGCTGCAATCCCTGGGGTACAAGTATGATAATTGGATTACCAGAAGATGGTGATTATCCGGACGATCCGCATTCATCTATACAAATAATTACTAAAAGAAGAATTGATGGCGGATTAATTGATGGACCAGTTTACTCAACAATCTTTAATAAATTGGAAGGATTAAAACTTGCCTCACCAGATGAATATGCAGATGTGCAGCCGGGTAGAATGGTTTATCATGATGATTATGGAGATTATTCTACGAATGAACCAACGATGGATGGAACTGCAAGCTTAACTTATTACCTTTCAGCTCTTCAGGGTGAAGGTGAAAAATCTTTAGTAAAAAAGATTTATCAATTTGATCAAGGTGGAATTATACGAACAGACCGAAGTAAAAAAGAAATTCATCTTTTATTTACTGGTGGAGATTTTGCTGAAGGTGGTAGTGTTATAAGACGAGTTTTAAAGAAACATAAAATCAAAGCTCATTTCTTTTTTACAGGTGATTTTTATCGAAAACCAGAACTTGCATCATTAATTTATAATCTTAAAAACGATGGACATTATTTAGGTGCACATTCCGATAAGCATCTTCTTTATGCGCCCTGGGAAAAAAGAGATTCCCTTTTAGTTACACGGGATGAGTTTATTTCTGATCTGAAGGCAAATTATGCTGAGATGGAGAAATTCAAAATCAAAAAGAAGGATGCTTTTTTCTTTATCCCGCCATATGAATGGTATAACCAAAAGATAAGTGATTGGTGTAAAGAAATTGGAATTCAGTTAATTAATTTTTCTCCCGGCACTTCTTCCAATGCTGATTATACGACGCCGGATATGCCAGGCTATAAAAGCAGCGATGAAATTTACAATCGTATTTTAGATTATGAAAAGAATAATGTAGATGGTTTGAATGGATTTATATTATTAACGCATATTGGAACGGATGCCAGGCGAGAAGATAAATTTTATAATAAGCTGGATAATTTGATTACTGACTTGAAGAAGAAAGGTTATAAATTTACTTTACTTCAGGAATAA
- a CDS encoding MATE family efflux transporter has product MILSYKQHIKNTISLAYPVVIGQLGHVMMGVVDSFMVGKIGAVPLAASAIANGLFFLVFVIGLGVTFAISPLVAISNGAGKENDCSNILRQGLVVNVVIGILLTLLIIFGADLIKYMNQPKDVSEQAIIFLKIVGLSMLPLMVFQTFRQFIEGFSVMYPAMIITIIANLVNGFVNWLLIYGNLGFPRLELAGSGISNLINRIFMAVAIIIYVFNSKKFRDYNLSLRIRFLDFQLIKKILKLGLPSGFQYFFEVGAFSFSAIMIGWLGTKALAAHQIAMSLASITYMAATGISAAGAIRVGNAVGAGNITETRRSGFAALILVISMMALFALIFIVFRNALPTIYISDNEVISVTATLLVIAAFFQIFDGSQAVGLGILRGLTDVKIPTAITFIAYWIIMIPAGYILAFKFQFGIQGIWSGYILGLVASAFLLNIRFNVRSKKKIHL; this is encoded by the coding sequence ATGATTCTTTCTTACAAACAACATATTAAAAATACTATTTCGTTAGCATACCCTGTAGTTATTGGGCAGCTTGGGCATGTAATGATGGGTGTAGTGGATAGTTTTATGGTGGGTAAAATTGGAGCTGTTCCATTAGCCGCCTCGGCAATTGCTAATGGTTTATTTTTCCTAGTATTTGTAATTGGATTAGGAGTTACATTTGCAATTTCTCCCTTAGTCGCAATTTCCAATGGTGCTGGAAAAGAAAATGATTGCAGTAATATTTTAAGACAAGGGTTAGTAGTAAATGTAGTTATTGGAATATTATTAACATTATTAATAATATTTGGTGCAGATTTGATTAAATATATGAATCAACCCAAAGATGTTTCTGAACAAGCAATTATTTTTCTTAAGATTGTGGGATTGTCAATGCTTCCGCTTATGGTCTTTCAAACATTCAGGCAATTCATTGAAGGTTTTTCTGTAATGTATCCCGCAATGATTATAACAATCATTGCTAATCTTGTTAATGGTTTTGTAAATTGGTTATTAATATATGGTAATCTTGGTTTTCCCCGGCTTGAACTTGCTGGTTCCGGAATCTCTAACTTGATTAACCGTATTTTTATGGCAGTTGCAATTATTATATACGTTTTCAATTCAAAAAAATTTCGTGATTATAATTTATCATTACGTATTCGCTTTTTAGATTTTCAATTAATAAAGAAAATTTTAAAACTTGGTTTGCCAAGTGGTTTTCAATATTTTTTTGAAGTCGGAGCTTTTTCTTTTTCTGCAATAATGATTGGTTGGTTAGGGACTAAGGCTTTAGCTGCACATCAAATAGCAATGAGTCTTGCTTCTATAACTTATATGGCAGCTACAGGAATTTCTGCTGCCGGTGCAATTCGTGTTGGTAATGCTGTAGGTGCAGGAAATATTACAGAAACAAGACGATCCGGTTTTGCTGCTTTGATTTTGGTGATTTCTATGATGGCATTATTTGCTTTGATTTTTATTGTATTCAGGAATGCTCTTCCAACAATTTACATTAGTGATAATGAAGTAATTTCCGTTACTGCAACTCTCCTGGTTATAGCTGCATTCTTTCAAATATTTGATGGTTCTCAAGCTGTTGGACTTGGAATTTTAAGAGGATTAACCGATGTGAAAATTCCAACAGCAATTACTTTTATTGCTTACTGGATCATCATGATTCCTGCAGGATATATTTTAGCTTTCAAATTTCAATTTGGTATCCAGGGAATTTGGTCGGGTTATATTTTAGGTTTGGTTGCTTCTGCTTTTCTTTTAAATATTAGATTTAATGTAAGAAGCAAGAAAAAAATTCATTTATAA
- a CDS encoding LytTR family DNA-binding domain-containing protein, which produces MHNILVIEDDDETLYYIEKILKGVEYNPLSASNGKLGLQSAKNGKPDLIICNIILKDMDGFKVLEELQKSEKLAAIPFIFLSSKMGRSFHRLGMEKGADDYITKPFTKSELLNAVSARLLRAETFRKFKPVSDSRNSKSYNTSISESSENLDEQKKEKLFLDDNILINIDDKQRLIKIKSIKLISAVGDYSRIFANDNTKYIVKRPMKEWETLLPEKYFVRIHRSTIINLEYVDKFEKSANRVYKVFISDYSKPIIMSRRFSTKFKERYI; this is translated from the coding sequence ATGCATAACATTCTGGTAATTGAAGATGATGATGAAACGTTATATTATATTGAAAAAATTTTAAAGGGAGTCGAATATAATCCTTTAAGTGCCTCAAATGGTAAACTTGGGTTACAATCTGCTAAAAATGGAAAACCAGATTTAATAATTTGTAATATAATTCTAAAGGACATGGATGGATTTAAAGTTCTTGAAGAATTACAAAAAAGTGAAAAACTTGCAGCCATTCCTTTTATCTTTTTATCTTCAAAAATGGGGAGATCCTTTCATCGACTTGGAATGGAAAAAGGTGCAGATGATTATATTACCAAACCATTTACCAAATCGGAGTTATTGAATGCCGTATCTGCCAGATTGTTAAGAGCAGAAACGTTTAGAAAATTTAAACCCGTTTCAGATTCAAGAAATTCAAAATCCTATAATACCTCAATTAGTGAATCATCTGAAAATTTAGATGAACAGAAAAAGGAAAAGTTATTTCTTGATGACAATATTTTAATAAATATCGATGACAAACAAAGATTAATTAAGATTAAGTCGATCAAATTAATTTCTGCAGTTGGGGATTATTCACGTATTTTTGCAAACGATAATACGAAGTATATTGTAAAAAGACCGATGAAGGAATGGGAAACTTTGCTACCTGAAAAATATTTTGTTAGAATCCATCGATCAACAATTATTAATCTTGAATACGTAGATAAATTTGAAAAAAGCGCAAACCGGGTTTATAAAGTTTTTATAAGCGATTATTCCAAACCGATAATAATGAGTCGAAGATTCAGTACAAAATTTAAAGAAAGATATATATAA
- a CDS encoding DHCW motif cupin fold protein → MEIQNVPFTLVDWAVVDKTEHPGETGIAYWRTFEQGNIRVRMVEYSKGYLADHWCSRGHVLLVLEGELITELTDGKKITLLPGQSYQVANNLSSHRSYTKTGAKLFIVD, encoded by the coding sequence ATGGAAATTCAAAATGTTCCTTTTACTTTAGTTGATTGGGCTGTTGTTGATAAAACTGAGCATCCCGGCGAGACTGGTATTGCTTATTGGAGAACATTTGAACAGGGAAATATCCGCGTAAGAATGGTTGAATACTCAAAAGGATATCTGGCTGATCATTGGTGCAGCCGCGGACATGTATTACTTGTGCTGGAAGGTGAGCTTATTACTGAACTTACAGATGGAAAGAAAATTACACTTTTACCTGGACAAAGTTACCAGGTTGCTAATAACTTAAGCTCTCATCGCTCATATACAAAAACGGGTGCAAAGTTATTTATTGTGGATTGA
- a CDS encoding MFS transporter, whose protein sequence is MLLIQKKLTNSFYAILSLPATAMGFALCIQISALSWILKTKYNLDIHEIGFVWAAGPLAGILGQPIIGLISDKVWFWGGRRRPFIIIGGTLAALMLLALPNIDRVANFLGIGSLIVVALVVALTLDLAINISFNPTRSIIADVTPDGVPRTKGYTWMQTISGFFGVGAYFIGAVIGNYALIYIGVAIVFVCSIFPLFFISESRELNVEEKTESNVEEKKPATQWGQLIRLYLAHGFSWVGIQTMFVYIIAYITQKIFFVQDMQQKLSPDIENQIGQVISISFLILNAVGFILPALVLEPITEKIGRVKTHLSCVAIMALGYFGIVFFGKSALSLYILMAVCGVGWAAVVSLPFAIMSEKVDKSRMGFFMGIFNLSVVIPQLIASLALGIVIQNMVDKNIIFIISGISLAISAILWLLVKDSTKKTGDPGIIIPSGH, encoded by the coding sequence ATGCTCCTAATCCAAAAAAAATTAACAAATTCTTTTTATGCTATTCTTAGTTTACCTGCAACTGCTATGGGATTTGCTTTATGTATCCAAATTTCTGCGCTAAGCTGGATCTTAAAAACAAAATACAATCTTGATATCCATGAAATCGGGTTTGTTTGGGCGGCAGGACCATTAGCTGGAATACTTGGTCAGCCAATAATTGGTTTGATTAGCGATAAAGTTTGGTTTTGGGGTGGAAGACGCAGACCATTTATAATTATTGGTGGAACACTTGCCGCTCTTATGCTTCTTGCTCTTCCAAATATTGATAGAGTAGCAAATTTCCTTGGTATTGGTAGTTTAATAGTAGTTGCATTGGTAGTTGCATTAACCCTGGATCTGGCAATAAATATTAGCTTTAATCCAACCAGGTCAATTATTGCTGATGTTACACCTGATGGTGTTCCAAGAACCAAAGGTTATACCTGGATGCAAACTATCTCTGGATTTTTTGGTGTTGGTGCTTATTTTATTGGTGCAGTTATTGGAAACTACGCTTTAATTTATATTGGTGTTGCTATTGTTTTTGTATGCTCAATCTTTCCATTATTCTTTATTAGCGAAAGTAGGGAATTAAACGTTGAAGAAAAAACAGAATCGAATGTTGAAGAAAAAAAACCTGCAACTCAATGGGGACAATTAATTCGTTTGTACCTGGCGCATGGTTTTTCCTGGGTTGGAATTCAAACTATGTTCGTTTATATCATTGCTTACATAACACAAAAAATATTTTTTGTTCAAGATATGCAGCAGAAATTATCACCGGATATTGAAAATCAAATCGGGCAGGTAATTTCAATTTCCTTCTTAATTCTCAACGCAGTTGGATTTATTCTTCCAGCGCTTGTTCTAGAACCAATTACAGAAAAAATCGGCAGAGTAAAAACTCATCTTAGTTGTGTGGCAATTATGGCATTAGGTTATTTTGGAATTGTATTTTTTGGTAAGTCAGCTTTGTCACTTTATATTCTTATGGCAGTTTGTGGAGTTGGCTGGGCAGCTGTTGTTAGCTTACCCTTTGCTATAATGTCCGAAAAAGTTGATAAAAGCAGGATGGGTTTCTTCATGGGTATTTTTAATCTTTCTGTTGTTATTCCTCAATTGATTGCGAGTTTGGCGCTTGGAATTGTAATACAAAATATGGTTGATAAAAATATCATCTTTATTATCAGTGGAATAAGTTTAGCAATTTCTGCAATCCTTTGGTTATTAGTTAAAGATAGTACTAAGAAAACCGGAGATCCTGGAATAATTATTCCAAGTGGTCATTAA